In Mercurialis annua linkage group LG6, ddMerAnnu1.2, whole genome shotgun sequence, the following are encoded in one genomic region:
- the LOC126687721 gene encoding uncharacterized protein LOC126687721, which translates to MEKGGQPKLSNLSSNLQNLCEKTFVIFGSELVKTPSLVETSSLREVDVEFEDPKAKEGFLNNSIRPYFYGTDYAYWKQKMEKYLDSENVNLWECIRKPWVCPTNLVDGVDVNKSRDSWTILEEIAYLKNNKCMSTLYHALSREEGGKILHCKIAKEIWVTLENHHERTSEVKLKKIQLLNQDYEMFFHKAGEKVTEMTNRLLKIVEALRKYGKHYSKADVNSEILRSLPRSLYESKVTSIEEANDLTKLNTDELIGKLLTFEMYIEREEPKEEKKKVLALKAKETKAKETKAKEAKESSYSSDDELLELDSDYGSDNKMALFTKRYNNYIKRKKDKEVKKRAHKVTWDDSSEEDEDYESERVNICFMDNIEEASPTKVHNDSSISSSYIDDFSTHDHESDSGDEKVEMMKTLATKVNSYKKKKLKNKGDFSLLEAKINEFQKQINEKLRKEVVEYKTSLTKFQKGKQSWDEVLTFQRPSSSKEGLGFVASNSSSPPSRTI; encoded by the exons ATGGAAAAGGGTGGACAACCAAAGCTTTCAAACCTCTCAAGCAATCTTCAAAACTTGTGTGAAAAAACCTTTGTAATTT TTGGGAGTGAACTTGTAAAAACTCCAAGTTTAGTGGAAACCTCTAGTTTGAGGGAAGTGGATGTAG AGTTCGAAGATCCAAAAGCAAAGGAAGGGTTTCTTAACAATTCCATAAGACCATACTTTTATGGTACCGATTATGCGTATTGGAAGCAAAAGATGGAGAAATATCTTGATAGTGAAAATGTAAATCTATGGGAATGCATAAGGAAGCCATGGGTGTGTCCTACAAATCTTGTTGATGGTGTTGATGTAAATAAGTCAAGAGATTCTTGGACTATCCTTGAGGAGATTGCTTACTTGAAGAACAACAAGTGCATGTCCACTCTCTATCATGCACTCTCTAGAGAAGAAGGAGGAAAAATTCTTCATTGTAAAATCGCGAAAGAAATATGGGTTACTCTAGAGAATCATCATGAACGAACTAGTGAAGTGAAATTGAAAAAGATTCAACTCCTAAATCAAGATTATGAGATGTTCTTCCACAAGGCCGGAGAGAAGGTGACCGAGATGACCAACCGACTTCTTAAGATTGTTGAGGCATTAAGAAAGTATGGGAAGCACTACTCCAAGGCGGATGTCAATAGCGAAATCTTGAGGTCTTTGCCTAGGAGTCTCTATGAGTCCAAGGTTACTTCCATTGAGGAAGCAAATGATCTCACAAAGCTCAACACCGATGAGCTAATTGGTAAGCTTCTTACCTTTGAAATGTACATTGAAAGGGAAGAGcctaaagaagaaaagaaaaaggtgCTAGCTTTAAAGGCCAAGGAGACCAAGGCCAAAGAAACCAAGGCAAAGGAAGCTAAGGAGTCAAGCTACTCTAGTGATGATGAGCTTCTTGAGTTGGACTCAGATTATGGGAGTGACAACAAAATGGCCTTGTTCACCAAGAGATACAACAACTACATCAAAAGAAA GAAAGATAAGGAAGTCAAGAAAAGGGCTCACAAAGTGACATGGGATGACTCTAGTGAAGAGGATGAGGACTATGAAAGTGAAAGAGTCAACATTTGTTTTATGGATAACATAGAGGAAGCCTCTCCCACCAAGGTACATAATGACTCCTCTATCTCTTCTTCCTATATTGATGATTTCTCTACCCATGATCATGAAAGTGATAGTGGGGATGAGAAGGTGGAAATGATGAAAACCTTGGCTACGAAAGTCAATAgctataagaaaaaaaaattgaaaaacaaggGAGATTTTTCCTTACTTGAGGCTAAGATTAatgaatttcaaaaacaaatt aatgaaaaattgagaaaagAAGTTGTTGAGTACAAAACCTCCTTAACTAAGTTCCAAAAAGGAAAACAATCCTGGGATGAGGTGTTGACTTTCCAAAGACCCTCTTCTTCTAAGGAAGGCTTGGGTTTTGTGGCTAGTAACTCATCATCTCCACCCTCTAGAACCATCTAA